CAATCAAAATATTCCGCTCCTCATGGGTGGCTGTAATATCTAAAAAAACCAATTCATCGGCTCCAGCATTGTTATAGGCCTGGGCCAGTTCAACTGGATCTCCAGCATCCCGCAATTCGACAAAATTTACCCCTTTGACAACCCGTCCGTTTTTGACATCTAAACAGGGCAAAATTCGCTTGGCTAACATTTATTTTTCCTGATGAACGACGAAATTATAGGGATCACTGTTGCCAAATAAACCAATGACAGCAGCCGTTGAACCATATTGCTGAGTTAGGCAGGCCCTGTTTTGAGCATAATCCAGCTTAGTCTGGGAATTGGAGTGATCTCTAGTGGATAATCGTGACGGCCGATGTTTGGGTTGATGGTTAGTGATGAAGCCTAAGAAATTCTATGCGGTTTTTGCGGGTCGTCAAACGGGATTATTTTTCACCTGGCCGGATTGTGAAGCCCAAGTGAAAGGCTATCAGGGGGCCCGCTATAAGTCGTTTCCCACCCGTGTTGAAGCTGAAACAGCCCTCTCTATGAACCTAGCTACCTCCCAAACAGAATTATTTTTATTAGACTCTCAGGTAAATTCCCGGCCCAGGCCTGGTTTAACGGCTAAAAATACCCAAAATAAACCGGATGGCTCTGTTCCCTATATTCTCGATAGTTTATCTGTTGATGCTTCTTGCCTAGGGAATCCGGGGGATGTGGAATATCGCGGGGTGCATACAGAAACGAAAGAAGTTCTCTTTGCGGTCGGGCCTTTAGCCTATGGAACTAATAACATCGGCGAATTTTTAGCGATTGTGGATGGGTTGCAATATCTCCAGGCCCAGGGGTTAACAATTCCGATTTATTCTGATTCAGCTACGGGGATGAGTTGGGTGAAAAAAAAGCGCGTCCAAACCCAATTAGCCCGCCGGCCTGGAAATCAGGAAATTTTTCAGCGGATTGATGAAGCCTTGGCCTGGTTGCAGGAAAACACCTATACCAACCCAATTCTGAAGTGGGATACAGTACACTGGGGTGAAATTCCGGCAGATTATGGGCGCAAATCCCGATGATCTCCCAAGCTAAAACACCGGATGAAAGGGGACTGGATGCGTGTCATTGGCTTAATGAGTGGAACCTCCGTAGATGGAATTGATGCGGTTGTCGTTGATCTCCAGGGGACGGATCAAGATTTCAAAATCAATGTCCAGGCCAGTGCCACCTATGGATATTCTGAATCGTTGCGGAATAAGATCCTAGCAGTCTGTGCTGGGGAAGCCCTCTCAATTCAGGACTTTGCCGCTTTAGATGATCAGATTGCTCAAGAATTTGCCCAGGCCGCGCTCCAGATTCAACGCCAACTCCGAGACCAACAGCCGATTGATTTGATAGGTTCCCACGGCCAAACCGTTTTCCATCGCCCCCCGGCTCAAAATCTCCTTAATCTATCTGCTCAGACTCAACTCGGTTATTCCGTCCAACTTGGTCGGGGAGAAGTAATTGCCCAGATCACCCAAATTCCAACTGTCTCAAATTTCCGGGCCGGGGATATTGCCTTAGGCGGTCATGGTGCACCCCTTGTTCCCCGGATTGATCTCTGTTTATTGGGGCATCCAGAAAAAACGCGCTGTGTCCAAAATATTGGCGGAATTGGCAACGTCACCTACTTACCGGCTCAAAAAGATGCAGAGGTATTTGGGGCTGGGGTGTTTGGCTGGGATACGGGGCCGGGGAATGTCCTGATTGATTTGGCTGTGGATTATTTTTCCGAGGGACAACAAACCTATGATCACGACGGGGCCTGGGCTGCTTCGGGAACGGCGGATGTAAATCTTGTCCAGGCCTGGTTAAAACACCCCTATTTTCAAGCCTCCCCACCGAAATCTACAGGCCGGGAATTATTCAGCCCCGCTTATCTCCAAGATTGCCTTAAGGATGCTGCCCACCTAACCCCAGCAGATACCTTGGCCACCCTGACAGAATTGACCGCCGCCTCGATTGCCCGTAGTTATGAGAGTTTTCTGCCCCAAATGCCGGATCAAGTCTTTCTCTGCGGGGGAGGAGCCTTGAATAGTTATTTACAATCCCGACTGGGGGCCTGGTTAGAGCCGATTCCAGTTTTAACAACCACTGAGCTTGGAGTGCCTGTGGAAAGTAAAGAAGCGATTGCCTTTGCGGTTTTAGCCTATTGGAAGTACCACGATTTACCCGGAAATTTACCCACTGTTACTGGCGCGTCTCGGGAAACTCCCTTAGGTACTTTGCATCAACCCTAAAAAGCGATTGCCTTTGCGGTTTTAGCCTATTGGAAGTACCACGATTTACCCGGAAATTTACCCACTGTTACTGGCGCGTCTCGGGAAACTCCCTTAGGTACTTTGCATCAACCCTAAAATTTGTCCCTATATTTAGACCCAACTTGCTGATTCTTCTAGCTGAATGGGTAGAGTCGGATTGGTGGGTAAGATAGTTGTATCCTACTCAATGAGTCTGGGCGGTGGAGAGCAATGAGTAAAAAGATTAGCATCACCCTCGATAATGAAGTGTTGGATTTTGTCGATCAGAACACAAATAATCGCAGCCAGTTTATTAATACCCTACTTTGGCAAGAAAAACAGCGAATTTTCATGAAAGAGTTAGCAGAAGCCTACCAAGACCAGGCCGGTGATCCTGAATTTCAAGCCGAAGCCTCTCTCTGGGATACAACAATTGGTGATGGCTTAGGGGAAGATGAAGATGCCTAAGGGAACATTAACGTATCAGCGAGGGGAAATTTGGTGGGTGGACTTAAACCCCGTTGTCGGCCATGAAACGGATAAACAACGCCCCTGCCTGATTCTGCAAAATAATATTGGCAATCAAAATGGGACGACTACAATTGTTGCTCCCTTGTTACCAGGGGCGAAAAAATATCCATTTGTGGTCAATATTACGCCAACTGTGGAGAATGGCCTGGATCAGCCCCGCTATCTCAACCTCAGTCAAATGCGCGCCGTAGATGCCGAGAGAGTCAAACATAAACAAGGGGTTTTAGAAGATCGTTATTGGCCAGAAATTGAGAAAGCGGTGGGGATTGAACTGGGTTTCGGCCCGGTGTTTCAATTGCGACCCCCAATCTAAGCAATGGCAGAGTTTTTCCTAAATAGTTCCTAAAAATGGGCAATTCCAGTCAAGCAATTCCCGGATATTTGTATCTAGTTCCGACCCCCATTGGCAACTTGGCGGATATTTCAGCGCGGGCATTGGGCATTCTGCAAACCGTAGATTTAATTGCCGCAGAAGATACCCGTCACACCGGCCGCCTGTTGCAGCACTGCCAAATT
Above is a genomic segment from Pseudocalidococcus azoricus BACA0444 containing:
- a CDS encoding ribonuclease H family protein; protein product: MKPKKFYAVFAGRQTGLFFTWPDCEAQVKGYQGARYKSFPTRVEAETALSMNLATSQTELFLLDSQVNSRPRPGLTAKNTQNKPDGSVPYILDSLSVDASCLGNPGDVEYRGVHTETKEVLFAVGPLAYGTNNIGEFLAIVDGLQYLQAQGLTIPIYSDSATGMSWVKKKRVQTQLARRPGNQEIFQRIDEALAWLQENTYTNPILKWDTVHWGEIPADYGRKSR
- the mazE gene encoding type II toxin-antitoxin system MazE family antitoxin, encoding MSKKISITLDNEVLDFVDQNTNNRSQFINTLLWQEKQRIFMKELAEAYQDQAGDPEFQAEASLWDTTIGDGLGEDEDA
- a CDS encoding type II toxin-antitoxin system PemK/MazF family toxin, which produces MPKGTLTYQRGEIWWVDLNPVVGHETDKQRPCLILQNNIGNQNGTTTIVAPLLPGAKKYPFVVNITPTVENGLDQPRYLNLSQMRAVDAERVKHKQGVLEDRYWPEIEKAVGIELGFGPVFQLRPPI